A single genomic interval of Rosistilla ulvae harbors:
- the csrA gene encoding carbon storage regulator CsrA, with protein MLVLSRKKNESIVINNDIRIVVVEIRGDKVRLGVEAPREVPVHRREVYDAIQRSQQDDSAESVDG; from the coding sequence ATGTTAGTGCTATCACGTAAGAAAAACGAAAGCATCGTAATCAACAATGATATTCGTATCGTTGTCGTCGAGATCCGTGGCGATAAGGTACGGCTTGGGGTGGAAGCGCCTCGCGAAGTGCCGGTTCATCGCCGCGAAGTCTACGATGCGATTCAACGAAGCCAGCAAGACGATTCCGCTGAATCGGTCGATGGCTAA
- a CDS encoding glycosyltransferase family protein — protein MSQILFHYQRPDPVTWVYLSSLLIIGLFFVFYRVWSLRNVDILLLLLLSPGLLMVHEGRQLRMAGETIVEAAHPSQPTMPPEIADRIEAATPDELLGMADATTRAAPPKVLVAGVDVADVERWGFMWLLGVAGLICIRMILDPILVRRPLLDPNLSTGGLSFIGIAMFIFLMANVITSTAEIQAAQGPKPGPGYPLVNRLPAIPTTPDAEVAGVVQPVRYAGLARALAIASQLAIVLGLVFIGQFHFKNIRAGVGAAALYLLLPYTAQTTGRVDHVLPAALLIWAVFCYRRPILSGIFIGLAAGLVYYPLFLLPLWVSFYWQRGLRRFIYGVGLTVAVLAALLFLGERDLIFDRVQQMFGLWLPVTEGLAGIWGLGWNPIWRLPILVAFGVLSGFFAFWPGQKNLGTLMSCSAAVMAAAQFWHGYGGGLYVAWYLPLMLLTVFRPNLEDRIALKVIGNGRKRIGNNELAADSEAA, from the coding sequence ATGAGCCAAATTCTATTCCATTATCAGCGCCCCGACCCAGTCACCTGGGTCTATCTGTCGTCGCTGCTGATCATTGGGTTGTTTTTTGTCTTCTATCGTGTGTGGAGCTTGCGAAACGTCGACATCCTGCTGCTGCTGTTGTTATCCCCCGGCTTGCTGATGGTTCACGAAGGGCGTCAGCTGCGGATGGCGGGAGAAACGATTGTCGAAGCCGCCCATCCGTCGCAGCCTACGATGCCGCCGGAGATCGCCGACCGTATCGAAGCAGCAACCCCCGATGAATTGCTGGGCATGGCCGACGCCACCACACGTGCAGCCCCCCCCAAGGTGCTTGTCGCGGGGGTCGACGTCGCCGACGTGGAACGATGGGGGTTCATGTGGCTACTGGGAGTCGCCGGGCTGATCTGCATCCGGATGATCCTCGACCCGATCTTGGTCCGGCGCCCGTTGCTGGATCCCAACCTGTCGACCGGCGGGCTCTCCTTTATCGGGATCGCGATGTTCATCTTTTTGATGGCCAACGTGATCACCAGCACTGCAGAAATCCAGGCGGCGCAGGGTCCCAAGCCAGGCCCGGGATACCCGTTAGTCAATCGCTTGCCCGCGATTCCGACAACGCCCGACGCGGAAGTCGCCGGCGTGGTGCAACCGGTTCGTTACGCGGGACTGGCTCGCGCGTTGGCGATCGCGTCGCAATTGGCGATCGTGCTGGGGCTGGTCTTCATCGGCCAATTTCACTTCAAGAACATCCGCGCCGGGGTTGGCGCCGCAGCGCTGTATCTTCTGCTGCCCTACACCGCGCAAACCACCGGACGGGTCGACCATGTGCTTCCCGCAGCGTTATTGATCTGGGCCGTCTTCTGCTATCGGCGACCGATCCTTTCGGGAATTTTCATCGGACTGGCCGCTGGACTGGTCTATTATCCATTGTTCCTGTTGCCGTTGTGGGTCAGTTTTTACTGGCAGCGCGGGCTGCGACGATTTATCTACGGCGTGGGGCTGACCGTCGCCGTCCTGGCAGCGTTGCTGTTCCTGGGTGAACGCGATCTGATCTTCGACCGCGTGCAACAGATGTTTGGCTTGTGGCTTCCGGTGACCGAAGGGTTGGCGGGGATCTGGGGCTTGGGCTGGAATCCAATCTGGCGGCTGCCGATCCTTGTCGCCTTTGGCGTGCTGAGCGGATTCTTTGCTTTCTGGCCAGGGCAAAAGAACCTCGGGACGTTGATGAGCTGTTCTGCAGCGGTGATGGCAGCCGCTCAGTTCTGGCACGGATACGGGGGTGGGCTGTACGTTGCTTGGTATCTTCCACTAATGTTGTTGACTGTTTTTCGCCCCAACTTGGAAGATCGCATCGCGCTGAAAGTGATTGGCAATGGACGTAAACGTATCGGAAACAACGAACTCGCCGCCGACAGCGAAGCCGCTTGA
- a CDS encoding class I SAM-dependent methyltransferase, translated as MSDKRRSGYDRLAPWYQTLEQLRFGKALQKGRVSLLPAVLEHLQSRSSGDAPEVLFLGDGDGRLLDAFLASCPTARVTSVDISPRMVAMQKSRVGQRGRSVQWKVADIEAIEFPAGRFDLVVTPFFLDCFDAAELGRLIPRIAGWLNPAAAWYVVDFQIPPSGLRRLWGRFWLATMHTFFRWQTGLRSRQVVDPVPILQTCGFSPKHDQQAHAEMIRSTLFCRDAEST; from the coding sequence GTGAGCGATAAGCGGCGATCGGGGTACGACAGATTGGCGCCGTGGTATCAAACGCTGGAACAGCTGCGGTTTGGCAAGGCGCTGCAAAAGGGAAGAGTCAGCCTGCTGCCGGCGGTTCTCGAACACCTTCAGTCCCGATCGAGCGGCGACGCCCCGGAAGTCCTGTTCCTGGGCGATGGCGACGGGCGGTTGCTGGACGCTTTTTTAGCCAGCTGCCCGACGGCTCGAGTGACAAGCGTCGACATCAGCCCACGGATGGTAGCGATGCAGAAATCTCGAGTCGGCCAGCGGGGCAGGTCGGTGCAGTGGAAAGTTGCCGACATCGAAGCCATCGAATTCCCGGCGGGACGTTTTGACCTCGTCGTGACTCCGTTTTTCCTCGACTGCTTCGACGCAGCGGAGCTCGGCCGTCTGATCCCCCGTATCGCGGGCTGGCTGAATCCCGCTGCCGCTTGGTACGTCGTCGACTTCCAAATCCCACCATCCGGTCTACGGCGGCTGTGGGGCCGATTCTGGCTTGCAACCATGCACACCTTCTTTCGCTGGCAAACCGGTCTCCGATCGCGTCAGGTGGTCGATCCGGTCCCCATCCTGCAGACGTGCGGCTTTTCCCCCAAGCACGACCAACAGGCTCACGCTGAAATGATCCGATCGACGCTTTTCTGCCGCGACGCAGAGTCGACGTAA
- a CDS encoding efflux RND transporter periplasmic adaptor subunit yields MTSARTRSMTMLAAAAVVGPAIFFAANNWTGASQARPDAAATIASAAGSRPLPVTTLQLGQLAAPPRIDDYRGTIQASKEADLAFRRSGRVLSIAVEEGDIVRRGQTLAQLEVDDLDASVEATEARIAEAEAMLVELAAGPRKQTIAAAAAEVSRLTAAVELAQITTARELELQRSNSSSIQSYDNARFQAAQQESALEAADQQLKELQAGTRPEQLAAQRARVAMLHAELKGYQVDLRDGRIVAPFDGVVGRRFLDEGTIASPDRVVLRVIQTDPLEARFGVSPEDTRTLSPGQEVAVTVGPTTIQATIGRIEPELDRSTRTQAVLVTIERDRQRPDGSYADGIVPGRTASLSLGVARTSDTDSYWVPITSLARSTRGLWSLMLVVEDGPDHFTVQRRDVQVLETDTRLARISGGMIAAGDHVVAAGLHRLTPGMAVAPVDSKNAHTAESLSLN; encoded by the coding sequence ATGACCTCCGCACGAACCAGGTCGATGACGATGCTGGCGGCCGCTGCAGTCGTCGGCCCGGCGATTTTCTTCGCCGCCAACAACTGGACCGGCGCGTCGCAAGCTCGCCCCGACGCAGCGGCAACCATCGCCTCCGCCGCCGGATCGCGGCCGCTGCCGGTGACCACGCTTCAATTGGGACAACTCGCCGCCCCGCCGCGGATCGACGATTACCGCGGCACGATCCAAGCGAGCAAAGAAGCCGACCTCGCGTTTCGGCGCAGCGGCCGCGTCCTGTCGATAGCAGTGGAAGAGGGGGACATCGTCCGCCGCGGCCAGACATTGGCTCAATTGGAAGTCGACGACCTCGACGCGAGCGTCGAAGCGACCGAGGCGCGGATCGCCGAGGCCGAAGCGATGTTGGTCGAATTGGCAGCGGGTCCGCGAAAGCAGACGATCGCGGCAGCGGCGGCGGAGGTGAGCCGATTGACCGCGGCGGTCGAGCTGGCGCAGATCACAACCGCTCGCGAACTGGAACTGCAGCGTTCGAACTCGTCCAGCATCCAGTCCTATGACAACGCAAGATTCCAGGCGGCGCAGCAGGAGTCGGCGTTGGAAGCGGCGGATCAACAATTGAAAGAGCTGCAAGCGGGCACGCGACCGGAACAGCTGGCCGCTCAACGCGCCCGCGTGGCGATGCTGCATGCCGAACTCAAAGGCTATCAAGTCGACCTCCGCGACGGCCGCATCGTCGCTCCATTTGATGGCGTCGTCGGCCGGCGGTTCCTCGACGAAGGCACGATCGCCAGTCCCGATCGTGTCGTCCTGCGCGTGATTCAGACCGATCCGCTGGAAGCTAGATTTGGAGTCTCTCCCGAGGACACGCGAACGCTTTCACCGGGGCAAGAAGTAGCGGTCACGGTCGGACCGACGACGATCCAGGCGACCATCGGCCGGATCGAACCGGAACTCGATCGCAGCACGCGAACCCAAGCCGTGTTGGTAACGATCGAGCGCGACCGACAACGTCCCGATGGCAGTTATGCCGACGGGATCGTACCGGGCCGGACGGCCAGCCTTTCGTTGGGCGTTGCGCGGACCAGCGACACCGATTCTTATTGGGTACCGATCACTTCGCTGGCGCGGTCGACTCGCGGCCTGTGGTCGCTGATGCTGGTCGTCGAAGACGGTCCCGACCATTTCACGGTGCAACGTCGCGATGTTCAGGTATTGGAAACCGATACACGACTGGCGCGCATCAGCGGTGGCATGATCGCTGCGGGAGATCATGTTGTCGCGGCGGGACTGCATCGCTTGACGCCCGGCATGGCGGTCGCTCCCGTCGACAGCAAGAACGCTCACACCGCCGAGTCGTTGTCGTTGAACTAG
- a CDS encoding MutS family DNA mismatch repair protein, giving the protein MDVNVSETTNSPPTAKPLDPPTTSEPGSARQRYVQRLEELAGEVTGFESRNRQLNIIRGLLFFGGLILLIVGYAAAQGALLLVVPGWILMASFMAVITWHEYVRDSMTAIRRRRSLYRQLLARLDRRWSELPVFELPDDVPWIDRNGRAVAKDLDLFGVGSLYQLVSLAGTQPGKLTLAQWLCGPAIPEQAAARNLAARKLASFHNQRETFYARARDVAGQTASPENFESWAVAPAWLAGPRGWMLPLARAIAITPFIVWPLCAIGLISISVAAAIQLVAIAIAIVVTVGFLGPVHEIFKSVATRRAEVENYINLFEAADWIPEEIEMLGPVRQRILDPQSGAIAGLRAMGGLSMMTGLRHAPMLFLPYVLLQLIGLWDVHVLALMERWKARYGSDVPGWFDALGQIEAILSLAALADEYPQWAAPTWNQAGPEGKVAARSLGHPLLKDADRVVNDAELGPAGTLLLVTGSNMSGKSTLLRSLGLNIKLAGAGSVVCAEQFELPACEVATSIRVDDSLREGVSFYMAELKRLREVVDHAERLHASKDRMLVYLLDEILQGTNSRERQIAVSTVLDHLVHMQAIGAISTHDLELADDPAMQSVATIVHFREHIETDKSGQETMTFDYKMRSGVTPTTNAIRLLEMVGLGKR; this is encoded by the coding sequence ATGGACGTAAACGTATCGGAAACAACGAACTCGCCGCCGACAGCGAAGCCGCTTGACCCACCGACCACCAGCGAACCTGGCAGCGCTCGGCAGCGTTATGTCCAGCGATTGGAAGAGCTGGCTGGTGAGGTGACCGGATTTGAGTCGCGGAATCGCCAACTGAATATCATCCGCGGGCTGCTGTTCTTTGGCGGCTTGATCTTGTTGATCGTCGGCTATGCCGCCGCTCAGGGAGCCTTGCTGCTGGTCGTCCCCGGCTGGATCCTGATGGCAAGTTTCATGGCAGTGATCACGTGGCACGAATACGTTCGCGATTCGATGACCGCGATCCGCCGCCGTCGCTCGCTGTACCGCCAACTGCTCGCCCGGCTCGACCGCCGCTGGTCGGAACTTCCCGTATTCGAGCTACCCGACGACGTGCCGTGGATCGACCGCAATGGCCGCGCGGTCGCGAAAGACCTCGATCTGTTTGGCGTCGGCTCGCTGTACCAGCTTGTTTCGCTGGCCGGAACCCAGCCGGGCAAACTGACTCTCGCCCAGTGGCTGTGCGGCCCGGCGATTCCCGAACAAGCTGCCGCGCGAAACCTCGCCGCTCGCAAACTCGCCAGCTTTCACAATCAGCGGGAAACCTTTTATGCCCGCGCCCGCGACGTCGCCGGCCAGACCGCATCGCCGGAGAACTTTGAAAGCTGGGCCGTCGCACCCGCTTGGTTGGCCGGACCGCGAGGCTGGATGTTGCCACTAGCGCGAGCGATCGCGATCACTCCATTTATCGTCTGGCCGTTGTGCGCGATCGGATTGATCTCGATCTCCGTCGCCGCAGCGATCCAACTGGTGGCGATTGCGATCGCGATCGTCGTGACCGTCGGCTTCCTGGGACCGGTCCACGAGATCTTCAAGTCGGTGGCGACGCGACGCGCCGAAGTCGAAAACTACATCAATCTGTTCGAAGCTGCCGACTGGATTCCCGAAGAGATCGAGATGCTTGGCCCGGTCCGCCAGCGGATTCTCGATCCTCAATCGGGAGCGATCGCGGGGCTTCGCGCGATGGGCGGTTTGTCGATGATGACCGGATTGCGACACGCTCCGATGCTGTTCCTGCCCTACGTTCTGCTGCAATTGATCGGGCTGTGGGACGTCCACGTGCTGGCGTTGATGGAGCGCTGGAAAGCTCGCTACGGCAGCGACGTTCCGGGCTGGTTCGACGCCTTGGGACAAATCGAAGCGATTCTCTCACTGGCGGCGTTGGCCGACGAATATCCGCAGTGGGCCGCGCCAACTTGGAACCAGGCAGGGCCCGAGGGGAAGGTAGCCGCACGCAGCCTTGGGCATCCGCTGCTGAAAGACGCCGACCGCGTGGTCAACGATGCGGAGCTTGGCCCTGCCGGCACACTGCTGCTGGTGACCGGATCGAACATGTCGGGCAAAAGCACGCTGCTGCGATCGTTGGGGCTGAACATCAAACTGGCCGGTGCGGGATCGGTCGTCTGCGCCGAGCAATTCGAACTGCCAGCCTGCGAAGTCGCAACCAGCATCCGCGTCGACGATTCGCTCCGCGAAGGCGTTTCGTTTTACATGGCCGAACTGAAACGGCTGCGCGAAGTCGTCGATCATGCGGAGCGATTGCACGCGTCGAAAGATCGGATGTTGGTCTATCTGTTGGACGAAATCTTGCAGGGGACCAACAGCCGCGAGCGGCAGATCGCCGTCTCGACCGTGCTGGATCACTTGGTCCACATGCAAGCGATCGGAGCGATCAGCACGCACGATCTCGAATTGGCCGACGATCCGGCAATGCAATCGGTCGCCACGATCGTCCATTTCCGCGAGCACATCGAAACCGACAAGTCGGGTCAGGAAACGATGACGTTCGATTACAAGATGCGCAGCGGCGTCACCCCGACGACAAACGCGATCCGGCTGCTGGAAATGGTCGGGCTGGGGAAGCGGTAA
- a CDS encoding TetR/AcrR family transcriptional regulator: MQTLTPKQQQIRQRETRILDLARPMIANGGISVLSMDAIAAELKTAKGTVYNHFPNKEEIVLALAIQAVECRLSLFSHAASLDGSPRQRVAAIGIACELFVDRFHELFRIEQIIRHDAVWDKTSPKRQALLRDCESRCMHTVATVVRDAMACGDLENQTTHAVEDIVFGLWSLVYGGLMLELTSPSLADLGIENARRAIRRNCNGLLDGLQWQPLHDPKSYERWIEKVRTDLNQWLDNEHKLGES, from the coding sequence ATGCAAACACTGACCCCCAAGCAGCAACAGATTCGACAGCGAGAGACGCGAATTCTCGATCTCGCTCGCCCGATGATCGCCAACGGCGGCATCTCGGTCCTCAGCATGGATGCCATCGCGGCGGAGCTGAAGACCGCCAAAGGGACCGTCTACAACCACTTTCCGAACAAGGAAGAGATCGTCCTGGCACTGGCGATCCAAGCGGTCGAGTGCCGGTTGAGCCTGTTCAGTCACGCCGCAAGCCTCGACGGCTCCCCTCGCCAACGCGTCGCGGCGATCGGGATTGCATGTGAACTGTTCGTCGATCGCTTCCACGAACTGTTCCGGATCGAACAGATCATCCGCCACGATGCGGTCTGGGATAAGACATCGCCGAAGCGGCAGGCGCTGCTGCGGGATTGCGAATCGCGGTGCATGCACACAGTCGCCACAGTCGTTCGCGATGCGATGGCCTGCGGCGACCTCGAGAACCAGACAACACACGCCGTCGAAGACATAGTGTTTGGTTTGTGGTCGCTTGTCTACGGCGGCCTGATGCTGGAACTGACAAGCCCATCGCTTGCCGATCTGGGAATCGAAAACGCTCGCCGGGCGATCCGCCGCAACTGCAACGGACTGTTGGACGGCCTGCAGTGGCAGCCGCTACACGATCCGAAATCTTACGAGCGATGGATCGAGAAGGTGCGAACGGATTTAAACCAGTGGTTAGACAATGAACACAAACTGGGTGAATCATGA
- a CDS encoding pyroglutamyl-peptidase I has product MPRVLLTAFEPYEEWQDNSSWLTLVELTRWFDAGENLVTRRYPVDFQAVKHRLAIDMQQDFDLILHLGQAPGASVMRLEGFAINMGSNHCALVDDGPAAHRSRLPLTAWSNKLQERGIPAQVSYHAGTYLCNATLYMSQHYAAHEGLRTDSTFIHLPVSPHQVAARQKPMPSMSVPLMAAGIALILEQYLQRSQTA; this is encoded by the coding sequence ATGCCACGAGTCCTTTTAACAGCCTTTGAACCCTACGAAGAGTGGCAGGACAATAGCAGTTGGTTGACCCTGGTCGAGTTAACACGCTGGTTTGACGCTGGGGAAAACCTGGTAACTCGCCGCTATCCTGTCGATTTCCAGGCGGTTAAACATCGGTTGGCGATCGATATGCAGCAGGATTTCGATCTAATCCTGCACCTGGGGCAGGCACCTGGCGCGAGCGTGATGCGGCTGGAGGGATTTGCGATCAACATGGGCAGCAACCACTGCGCGTTGGTCGACGATGGCCCGGCGGCTCATAGATCGCGACTGCCGCTGACCGCATGGTCAAACAAACTGCAGGAACGCGGAATCCCCGCCCAGGTCTCCTACCACGCGGGGACCTATCTCTGCAACGCAACGCTCTATATGAGCCAGCACTATGCCGCCCACGAAGGACTGCGGACCGATTCGACCTTCATCCACCTGCCCGTCTCCCCGCATCAAGTCGCGGCGCGGCAAAAACCGATGCCTTCGATGAGCGTGCCGTTGATGGCTGCCGGGATTGCGTTGATCTTGGAGCAGTACCTGCAACGAAGCCAAACCGCTTAG
- a CDS encoding sigma-54-dependent transcriptional regulator: MTNRTLDPHEPRRVLLVDAAGKERDATSHWLTQRGDCVSTVATTAEANRMTAAQRFDIVVLALEDPAPEALTLITQLRSQNASLPILAICRDASIAAASDAIHTDKCDFLVKPIALDDLESAIRKISRTDAVPNGNKRQTPKPRIRRSVSPIIGKSVAIEVVHQWIDRVAPCEMPVLIEGESGTGKELVASEIHAASRVADRPMITINCAAVPATLLESELFGHEKGSFTGAIATKRGLFEMADGGTLFVDELGELAGDLQAKLLRVLEDGRIRRVGSTCERQVHVRLLAATNKRLADEVRAGRFREDLFYRINVLGTRLPALRERSDDIGLLVAHFLGPGWTLGVGVLPVLERYTWPGNVRQLSNAIERSKVLSAEPGIVSVDDLPPEIVAASGDQRVEIGGDIDLETINRSHVLKVLQQHRGNKAKTARVLGINRRSLYRLLDKYGANQR; encoded by the coding sequence ATGACGAATAGGACACTCGATCCCCACGAGCCGCGCAGGGTGCTGTTGGTCGATGCTGCTGGCAAAGAACGCGACGCAACATCGCACTGGCTAACGCAGCGAGGGGACTGCGTTTCGACCGTCGCGACAACAGCCGAAGCGAACCGAATGACTGCGGCCCAGCGGTTTGACATCGTAGTCCTCGCACTCGAAGATCCCGCTCCCGAAGCGTTGACACTGATTACCCAACTGCGGTCCCAAAACGCGTCACTTCCGATTCTTGCAATTTGCCGTGACGCGTCGATCGCCGCAGCCAGCGATGCAATACATACCGACAAGTGCGACTTTCTCGTTAAACCGATTGCCTTGGATGATTTGGAATCGGCAATTCGCAAGATCAGCCGAACCGACGCGGTCCCCAACGGCAACAAACGCCAAACGCCCAAACCGCGAATCCGCCGCAGTGTGTCGCCGATCATCGGCAAATCGGTGGCGATCGAAGTGGTACATCAATGGATCGATCGCGTCGCCCCCTGCGAGATGCCGGTATTGATCGAAGGGGAAAGCGGGACGGGCAAAGAGTTGGTGGCGAGCGAAATCCATGCGGCCAGCCGCGTGGCCGACCGACCGATGATCACGATCAATTGCGCCGCGGTCCCAGCAACGCTACTGGAAAGCGAATTGTTCGGTCACGAAAAGGGAAGCTTCACCGGTGCGATCGCTACCAAACGCGGACTGTTTGAAATGGCCGATGGCGGCACTTTATTTGTCGATGAACTGGGCGAACTTGCCGGTGACTTGCAAGCCAAACTGCTGCGAGTGCTTGAGGATGGTCGAATCCGGCGCGTCGGATCGACTTGTGAACGCCAAGTCCATGTCCGCTTGCTGGCAGCGACGAACAAAAGGTTGGCCGACGAAGTCCGCGCCGGACGGTTTCGCGAAGACCTTTTCTACCGCATCAACGTGCTCGGAACCCGGCTGCCAGCACTCCGCGAACGGTCCGACGACATCGGTTTGTTAGTTGCGCATTTCCTAGGGCCCGGATGGACGCTTGGGGTTGGCGTCCTGCCGGTACTGGAACGCTACACTTGGCCTGGAAACGTGCGGCAACTGAGCAACGCGATCGAACGATCAAAGGTCTTGTCGGCCGAACCGGGAATCGTTTCGGTCGATGATCTGCCCCCCGAGATCGTCGCCGCAAGCGGCGACCAACGGGTAGAAATCGGTGGCGACATCGACCTCGAAACAATCAACCGATCGCATGTATTAAAAGTCCTCCAACAGCACCGCGGCAACAAAGCCAAAACAGCGCGTGTGCTGGGCATCAACCGGCGTTCGTTGTACCGACTGCTAGACAAATACGGAGCCAACCAACGCTAA